The following proteins are co-located in the Microcystis wesenbergii NRERC-220 genome:
- a CDS encoding class I SAM-dependent methyltransferase: protein MDLQKFLEQLPQQYQDWGSALMSPISEQLTILSQKTASYPDRNLFPLLNLAVACLQPDEVYCQVGCFRRGSLAAAFCDNSDRCGYGVEAFFKYDPSGEKLTILSEDLEDFQLSEQIFLSDQETENFFDDLEELNSEEKLGVYYYDAAEDYRSLFISLLLAKNFWSDSALIIINKCQHPALQQAIKDFTKTHPQAQIILDDQVANHGLLGFKNICLLAWNAPPEITALKSPKKLVLNVGCGPYNPEALPQLFRDGNWQEIRLDINTAVNPDILGTITDLSAVPDNSVDAVFSSHNLEHIYHYEVPIALGEFKRILKPEGFLMIVVPDMQTAAEFVARGDMENEPLYISPGGPVRALWMFYGMGTEVPGMPYMAHKTGFTSQNLNRKLQEANFARVEVIRREFELVAFGYK, encoded by the coding sequence ATGGATTTACAGAAATTCTTAGAACAATTGCCTCAACAGTATCAGGATTGGGGATCGGCTTTAATGTCGCCTATTTCCGAGCAATTAACCATTTTAAGCCAAAAAACCGCCTCCTATCCCGATCGCAATCTCTTTCCCCTGCTCAATCTAGCCGTTGCCTGTCTGCAACCGGACGAGGTTTACTGTCAAGTGGGTTGTTTTCGTCGCGGTAGTTTAGCCGCCGCTTTCTGCGATAATAGCGATCGCTGCGGTTATGGCGTAGAAGCTTTTTTTAAATACGATCCATCGGGAGAAAAGCTAACTATATTATCTGAGGATTTGGAGGATTTTCAACTATCAGAACAGATATTTTTAAGCGATCAAGAAACGGAAAACTTTTTCGATGATCTCGAAGAATTAAACAGTGAAGAAAAGCTGGGAGTTTATTACTACGATGCCGCCGAAGACTATCGATCGCTCTTCATATCCCTACTTTTAGCCAAAAACTTCTGGTCTGATTCCGCTTTAATTATCATCAATAAATGTCAGCATCCTGCTCTCCAACAGGCAATAAAAGATTTTACTAAAACCCATCCCCAAGCCCAGATAATTTTAGATGATCAAGTCGCTAATCACGGTTTGCTTGGTTTCAAAAATATTTGTTTATTAGCTTGGAATGCTCCCCCGGAGATAACAGCGCTAAAATCCCCGAAAAAACTGGTTTTAAATGTGGGTTGTGGTCCCTATAATCCCGAAGCCTTACCCCAACTATTCCGCGATGGCAATTGGCAAGAAATTCGCCTCGATATCAATACTGCTGTTAACCCCGATATTTTAGGAACGATTACCGATTTAAGTGCCGTTCCCGATAACTCCGTCGATGCGGTTTTTTCTAGTCATAATTTAGAACATATTTATCATTACGAAGTTCCCATCGCCCTAGGGGAATTTAAACGCATTCTTAAACCTGAAGGCTTTTTGATGATCGTGGTTCCCGATATGCAAACTGCCGCCGAATTTGTCGCTAGAGGTGATATGGAAAATGAACCTTTATATATTTCTCCCGGAGGTCCGGTGCGCGCTTTATGGATGTTTTACGGCATGGGAACAGAAGTCCCCGGAATGCCCTATATGGCTCATAAAACTGGTTTTACCTCTCAAAATCTCAACCGGAAATTACAAGAAGCAAATTTTGCCAGAGTCGAGGTAATTCGGAGAGAATTTGAGTTAGTTGCTTTTGGGTATAAGTGA
- a CDS encoding amino acid ABC transporter permease — translation MGLWLRKNLFNTWYNVILTLAGLFLSLWGGLSFLDWAINGAKWAVVTENLGLFVVGRYPDQSIWRIWLILTILAALSLFSWQLTRGRFPNCPAFLQRWWGLLWLLTLPLIAWLLLGGLFLKAIPLDDLSGLILTLLVAIASMILSFPLGVLLALGRQSELPAIRWLSIGYIELLRGLPLLGILFMAQVMLPLILPAGTRPERVIRAIAGFTLFAAAYLAENVRGGLQAIPKGQIEAAKALGLKPIFVLLLIVLPQALKAVIPAIVGQFISLFKDTSLLAIVGLVDLLGMAGSVLANPKFIGDYPEVYLFLAFIYWIFCYSMSLASRRLEQR, via the coding sequence ATGGGACTCTGGTTAAGAAAAAATCTCTTTAACACTTGGTACAACGTCATCTTAACCCTTGCGGGTCTATTTCTCAGCCTCTGGGGTGGTTTAAGTTTTCTCGATTGGGCGATAAATGGGGCAAAATGGGCTGTAGTGACGGAAAATCTCGGTTTATTTGTGGTCGGTCGTTATCCAGACCAGTCAATATGGCGGATTTGGCTGATTTTAACGATACTTGCGGCTTTATCGCTGTTTTCTTGGCAATTAACCCGGGGTCGCTTCCCCAATTGCCCCGCTTTTCTCCAACGCTGGTGGGGATTGCTCTGGTTATTGACTTTACCTTTAATCGCTTGGTTACTATTGGGAGGATTATTTTTAAAGGCCATTCCCCTCGATGATCTCAGTGGTTTAATCTTAACTTTATTAGTAGCGATCGCCAGTATGATTTTATCTTTCCCCTTGGGGGTATTATTAGCCCTGGGGAGACAGAGTGAATTACCGGCAATTCGTTGGCTATCTATTGGTTATATCGAATTATTGCGCGGTTTACCTTTGTTGGGAATTTTATTCATGGCCCAGGTGATGTTACCCTTAATTTTACCCGCCGGGACGAGACCAGAACGGGTGATCAGAGCGATCGCCGGATTTACCCTTTTTGCAGCAGCCTATCTGGCCGAAAATGTCCGCGGTGGTTTACAAGCGATTCCCAAGGGTCAAATTGAAGCGGCCAAAGCTTTGGGTTTAAAACCGATTTTCGTTTTATTATTGATCGTTCTACCCCAAGCTTTAAAAGCGGTCATTCCCGCTATTGTTGGTCAATTTATCAGTTTATTTAAGGATACTTCTCTACTGGCGATCGTGGGACTGGTGGACCTCTTGGGTATGGCAGGCTCTGTTTTAGCTAATCCGAAATTTATCGGCGATTATCCAGAGGTTTATCTATTTTTGGCTTTTATTTACTGGATTTTCTGTTATTCTATGTCCCTAGCCAGTCGTAGGTTAGAACAGCGTTGA
- a CDS encoding IS630 transposase-related protein: MAAPYSDDLRQKAVSAVERGEKKSHVCRTLNISRNTLDLWLKRKKQTGTVAAKTNYRRGPKPKIDDLEAFQKLAEQYGHLTQEKMAQKWANPVSRMRIGQALKRIGFTRKKKLMATEKEMKKPEKSFSKKSEVMPRKDLSILMKLE, translated from the coding sequence ATGGCAGCACCCTATAGTGATGATTTAAGACAGAAAGCAGTGAGTGCCGTAGAGCGAGGGGAGAAAAAAAGCCATGTCTGTCGCACCCTCAATATTAGTCGTAATACATTAGACCTATGGCTGAAACGGAAGAAACAAACTGGGACGGTGGCCGCTAAAACTAACTATCGTCGAGGGCCGAAGCCCAAAATTGACGATTTAGAAGCCTTTCAAAAGTTGGCCGAACAATATGGGCATTTGACCCAAGAAAAAATGGCGCAAAAATGGGCTAACCCAGTCAGTAGGATGAGAATTGGTCAAGCGCTCAAAAGAATTGGATTTACTAGAAAAAAAAAACTTATGGCTACAGAGAAAGAGATGAAGAAGCCCGAAAAGAGTTTCTCCAAAAAATCAGAGGTTATGCCCCGGAAAGATTTGTCTATATTGATGAAGCTGGAATAG
- a CDS encoding choice-of-anchor K domain-containing protein produces the protein MSVAKQYSIKQTIFKQLLFLLPSFLAWSNLPANSQPVGSGVTNGVFNSLDLIGAPDITYPDVNGIGTNQLNFSFPSFDPNFFKFDGTSFENVQVGQTFVLGTLSYKNGLGFVGGHTSELAVSSSSSTTTPFDFNQILTEQIRLELTPNFLLVDGVIFDATPEQQADILYFPNRPELGSFRIYENSTGTVEVLGRFGSLQLAGFGNAISGGFVDPTIDPIPTAPAVSVPESRNIAGLLAISIVGAASTLKRKLKPSQSTEKETTKVS, from the coding sequence ATGAGTGTCGCAAAGCAATATTCTATCAAGCAGACCATTTTTAAGCAGCTTTTATTTCTGCTCCCTTCTTTTCTTGCTTGGAGCAATTTACCAGCAAATAGCCAACCCGTAGGTTCTGGAGTGACGAACGGTGTTTTTAATAGCTTAGACTTAATTGGTGCTCCTGACATTACTTATCCAGATGTCAATGGAATTGGTACTAATCAACTTAATTTTAGTTTTCCCAGTTTCGATCCCAACTTTTTTAAATTCGATGGAACATCTTTTGAGAATGTTCAAGTTGGACAAACTTTTGTCTTAGGAACACTTAGCTATAAAAATGGACTTGGTTTTGTTGGTGGTCACACCTCAGAACTAGCAGTTTCTAGTAGTTCGTCCACCACCACTCCATTTGATTTTAATCAGATTTTGACTGAACAGATCAGATTAGAGCTAACCCCCAATTTTCTTCTGGTCGATGGAGTGATTTTTGATGCGACTCCTGAACAGCAAGCTGATATCTTATATTTTCCTAATAGACCAGAGTTAGGAAGCTTTCGTATTTATGAAAATTCCACTGGTACTGTGGAAGTTTTAGGAAGATTTGGTTCACTTCAGTTGGCAGGTTTTGGGAATGCTATATCAGGGGGTTTTGTTGATCCAACCATTGATCCTATTCCGACTGCTCCTGCTGTTTCCGTTCCTGAATCCAGAAATATAGCTGGCTTACTTGCGATTAGTATTGTGGGTGCAGCCTCAACCCTCAAGCGCAAACTAAAACCCTCCCAATCCACCGAAAAAGAAACCACAAAAGTCTCCTAA
- the cobM gene encoding precorrin-4 C(11)-methyltransferase — translation MTLIDSSPLPPAVYFIGAGPGDPELLTVKAYKILQKADVILFADSLVPKQILEDTRQDAELIPTSSITLEEIIPLMIDRVRRGLAVVRLQSGDLSLYSAIQEQIHLLTAADIPFQLIPGISAFQGLAAKLALELTIPELVQTIILTRVEGKASHIPESEELASLAAHKASLCLYLSARHIDKAQEKLLRYYQPEQQVAVCYRLGWPDEKIWVVPLSEMAQLTHRENLTRTTLYLISPALNQITGTRSQLYHPQHSHLFRPHS, via the coding sequence ATGACTTTAATTGACTCCTCTCCTCTCCCCCCGGCCGTTTACTTTATTGGTGCAGGTCCTGGAGATCCAGAATTATTGACGGTAAAAGCCTATAAAATTCTCCAAAAAGCCGATGTTATCCTCTTTGCTGATTCCCTCGTCCCCAAACAGATTCTTGAGGATACTCGTCAAGATGCCGAGTTAATTCCCACCAGTAGCATCACCCTAGAGGAAATTATCCCTTTAATGATCGATCGCGTGCGTCGGGGTTTAGCGGTGGTGCGACTGCAATCGGGGGATTTAAGTCTTTATAGTGCCATCCAAGAACAAATTCATCTTTTGACAGCAGCAGATATCCCCTTTCAGCTAATCCCCGGAATTAGTGCCTTTCAAGGATTAGCGGCCAAATTGGCCCTAGAATTAACGATTCCTGAATTAGTCCAGACAATTATTCTAACCCGGGTGGAAGGGAAAGCCTCTCATATACCAGAAAGTGAAGAATTAGCCTCTTTAGCCGCTCATAAAGCCAGTTTATGCCTATATTTATCCGCCCGTCATATTGACAAAGCCCAGGAAAAACTCCTACGATACTACCAGCCAGAGCAACAGGTGGCCGTTTGTTACCGTCTCGGTTGGCCTGACGAAAAAATCTGGGTTGTCCCCCTGTCAGAGATGGCCCAATTAACCCATAGGGAAAATTTAACTAGAACTACCCTTTATCTAATTAGTCCCGCTTTAAACCAGATTACAGGAACTCGATCGCAACTTTATCACCCGCAACATTCCCATCTTTTCCGTCCTCATTCTTAG
- a CDS encoding single-stranded DNA-binding protein, with amino-acid sequence MNSCILMAKIVRRPELRYTQDNQTPYAQMLVEFSPNRAEATPTNLRAVAWGNLASEVAQNYNEGDQVILEGRLSMQMIDRPEGFKEKRAELVISHLYHLDGSMSSGEMAAPTPEKVVPINTHKSNKTEVEKPVAPVSTGDFEYDASYELSNPSAWQPSDTSVEENLDDIPF; translated from the coding sequence ATGAACAGTTGCATTTTAATGGCTAAAATTGTCCGTCGTCCCGAATTACGTTATACCCAAGATAATCAAACTCCCTACGCTCAAATGTTAGTCGAGTTTTCTCCCAATCGTGCCGAGGCAACCCCGACTAATTTAAGGGCCGTAGCTTGGGGAAATTTAGCCTCAGAAGTCGCTCAGAACTATAATGAAGGCGATCAAGTAATTTTGGAAGGTCGTCTCTCCATGCAGATGATCGATCGTCCCGAAGGTTTTAAGGAAAAACGGGCCGAATTAGTCATTAGTCATCTCTATCATCTTGACGGCAGCATGAGTAGCGGTGAAATGGCAGCCCCGACTCCAGAAAAAGTCGTGCCAATCAATACCCACAAATCGAATAAAACTGAGGTGGAAAAACCCGTCGCACCTGTCTCCACCGGGGACTTTGAATACGACGCATCCTATGAACTTTCTAATCCTTCCGCTTGGCAACCCAGCGACACATCGGTGGAGGAAAATTTAGACGATATTCCTTTCTAA
- a CDS encoding DMT family transporter translates to MENLDLKKSSPLLLISPFFLWGTAMVAMKGVIPHTTPLFMAGIRLVPAGMLVLIVAWFLGRPQPKTLQAWLWIALFALMDATLFQGFLALGLNRTGAGLGSVIIDSQPLAVALMSSWLFKEVIGVWGWLGLGLGIGGISLIGLPDQWFYDFFGQKAVNIDFSWQELLNSGEMLMLLASLSMAVGTVLIRFVCRHADPVSATGWHMILGGLPLFLASAFTESHQWQNIDLNGWLALSYATIFGSAIAYGVFFYLAAKGNLTSLSSLTFLTPVFALTFGNLFLGEMLSVLQWVGVSLTLVSIYLINQRERIAPQLRAIFANLSSLIPKSN, encoded by the coding sequence ATGGAAAACTTAGATTTAAAGAAATCCTCGCCCCTCTTACTTATCTCACCGTTTTTTCTCTGGGGAACAGCGATGGTAGCGATGAAGGGTGTTATCCCCCACACCACCCCCCTATTTATGGCGGGAATTCGCCTTGTCCCCGCCGGAATGTTAGTTTTAATAGTAGCTTGGTTTTTAGGTCGTCCTCAGCCCAAAACCCTGCAAGCATGGTTATGGATTGCCCTTTTTGCTCTGATGGATGCCACTCTTTTTCAAGGTTTTCTGGCATTGGGATTAAATCGCACCGGGGCGGGGTTAGGATCGGTAATTATTGACTCCCAACCTCTAGCGGTGGCTTTAATGTCCAGTTGGCTATTTAAGGAAGTTATCGGTGTCTGGGGATGGTTGGGATTGGGTTTAGGAATTGGGGGAATTAGTTTAATCGGCTTGCCCGATCAATGGTTTTATGACTTTTTTGGACAAAAAGCAGTAAATATTGACTTTAGCTGGCAGGAATTACTAAATAGCGGCGAAATGCTCATGCTTTTGGCTTCCCTGTCCATGGCAGTGGGAACAGTCTTAATCCGGTTTGTCTGTCGTCATGCGGATCCCGTCAGCGCCACGGGATGGCACATGATTTTAGGAGGATTGCCGCTATTTTTAGCTTCAGCCTTCACCGAATCCCATCAATGGCAGAATATAGATTTAAATGGTTGGTTAGCTTTAAGTTATGCCACTATTTTTGGTAGTGCGATCGCATACGGAGTATTCTTTTATTTAGCCGCCAAGGGCAATTTAACCAGTTTAAGTTCTTTAACTTTTTTAACTCCAGTTTTTGCCCTCACTTTCGGGAATTTATTTCTCGGTGAGATGTTAAGTGTATTGCAATGGGTGGGGGTATCTTTAACCCTCGTTAGTATTTATTTAATCAATCAAAGGGAAAGAATCGCCCCACAATTGCGGGCAATTTTTGCTAATCTTTCCTCACTTATACCCAAAAGCAACTAA
- the dnaB gene encoding replicative DNA helicase, with protein sequence MISDQSLPPQNIEAEESILGGILLDPKALGRISDFLIPEAFYVKTHQDIYRAALALQGKGKPTDLMTVSSWLQDNHLLEEIGGMPRLLQLIERTVSAANIDRYAELVMDKYMRRQLISTGGEIIELARDTTLELENVFDESEQKIFRLTQKRPQEGLIFLGDTLIETFNEIEKMQETTTLPGIETQFYDLDAMTSGLQPSDLVIIAGRPSMGKTSFALNIAYNIAQQNLPVAVFSLEMSKEQLAQRLLSNEAKIESNRIRSGRLGQNDLEKVLGGLEKLLNLPIYIDDSANLSVIQMRSQVRRLQAEKKGQMGLVLIDYLQLMEGGGDNRVQEISKITRSLKGLAREIHAPVIALSQLSRAVESRNNKRPMMSDLRESGCLAGDSLVELADPRAKVPICQLVNCSNFTVFALNEETMKLEKALVTKVFSTGFKPVFRLTTRLGCTIRATANHKFLTVHGWQRLDELNIGNYIALPRSLSNSDLTFNWDEVMAIQADGETEVYDLTVDKLHNFIANNIIVHNSIEQDADLIMMLYRDEYYNPDSPDRGVAEVIITKHRNGPTGTIKLLFQPEFTKFLNLKQSRSNY encoded by the coding sequence ATGATTAGCGATCAATCCCTCCCCCCCCAAAATATTGAAGCGGAAGAATCTATCTTAGGTGGCATTTTACTAGATCCAAAAGCGTTAGGTAGAATCAGTGATTTTTTAATTCCAGAAGCTTTCTATGTGAAAACCCATCAAGATATTTATCGTGCGGCGCTTGCTTTACAAGGGAAGGGAAAACCGACGGATTTAATGACGGTTAGCAGTTGGTTACAGGATAATCATCTGTTGGAAGAAATCGGGGGAATGCCGCGATTGTTACAATTAATTGAGCGCACTGTTTCGGCTGCCAACATCGATCGCTATGCTGAATTAGTGATGGATAAATATATGCGTCGTCAGTTAATTTCCACCGGGGGAGAAATTATTGAGTTAGCCAGGGATACGACGCTAGAATTAGAAAATGTTTTCGATGAATCGGAACAAAAGATTTTTCGTCTCACCCAAAAACGACCCCAGGAGGGTTTAATTTTTCTGGGGGATACTTTAATTGAAACTTTTAATGAAATTGAGAAAATGCAGGAGACGACCACTCTACCCGGTATCGAAACTCAATTTTATGATCTCGATGCGATGACCAGTGGTTTACAACCCTCGGATTTAGTTATTATCGCGGGTAGGCCTTCCATGGGAAAAACTTCTTTTGCTCTTAATATTGCCTATAATATCGCTCAACAGAATTTACCTGTGGCTGTCTTTAGTTTGGAGATGTCCAAGGAACAATTAGCCCAACGTTTGTTATCGAATGAGGCTAAAATCGAAAGTAATCGGATTCGCTCGGGCCGTTTGGGACAAAATGATTTAGAGAAGGTTCTTGGGGGACTAGAAAAGTTATTAAATTTGCCCATATATATCGATGACAGTGCCAATTTAAGTGTAATTCAAATGCGTTCCCAAGTGCGGCGTTTACAGGCGGAAAAAAAGGGACAAATGGGCTTAGTTTTAATCGATTATCTGCAATTAATGGAAGGGGGAGGTGATAATCGCGTTCAGGAAATTTCTAAAATTACCCGCAGTCTTAAGGGTTTAGCGAGAGAAATTCATGCTCCAGTAATTGCCCTTTCTCAGTTAAGTCGCGCTGTGGAATCTCGCAATAATAAAAGACCGATGATGTCCGATTTACGCGAGTCGGGATGTTTAGCGGGTGATAGTTTAGTTGAGTTAGCAGATCCTCGTGCTAAAGTGCCAATTTGTCAGTTAGTTAATTGCTCTAATTTTACGGTTTTTGCTCTTAATGAGGAAACAATGAAATTAGAAAAAGCACTGGTAACTAAAGTCTTTTCCACAGGATTTAAGCCAGTTTTTCGATTAACAACTCGTTTAGGTTGCACGATTAGAGCTACAGCCAATCATAAGTTTTTGACTGTCCACGGTTGGCAAAGATTAGATGAATTAAATATTGGTAATTATATCGCTTTACCTCGCTCTCTGAGTAATTCAGACCTAACTTTTAATTGGGATGAAGTTATGGCAATTCAAGCGGATGGAGAGACAGAAGTGTATGATTTAACAGTAGATAAACTGCATAACTTTATTGCCAATAATATCATCGTTCATAATAGTATCGAACAGGATGCGGATTTAATTATGATGTTATACCGAGATGAATATTATAACCCCGATAGTCCCGATCGAGGTGTGGCCGAAGTAATTATTACTAAACACCGTAACGGTCCCACCGGCACAATTAAGCTACTTTTTCAACCGGAATTTACCAAGTTTCTCAATCTTAAACAAAGTCGCTCTAATTATTAA
- a CDS encoding AI-2E family transporter: MPPSSSFWKTLNNSILVRYLLLFGCGWSLIVLINYFYGMIAIFTGSAVLAALLNYPVVWLSRYLPRGLAIAITTLVAFILLFRLVTGIGLEAVNQGRGLLFNLTDALSQKDFLPFQDFLDRLDLNKMVGSLQTGLATGLSIVQGVFSSVFTGIFGAVISVYMLIDGDKLWRGFLQLLPLAYRERFAKSFRQSFLGFIRGQLLLMLFLSVTSFLSFSLLGIKYGLILASILGVIDAIPGIGATLGILLVTILTFTSQGLAIAVKAFIVCVVLVQIQDNIIRPKVMGNALELNPVILFLSLFIGERVAGLLGVFLSIPIAGMIAIWIGSSEEKPITALEENQLGESQDN, translated from the coding sequence ATGCCCCCTTCTAGCTCCTTTTGGAAAACTCTGAATAACTCGATTCTAGTGCGCTATCTATTATTATTTGGCTGTGGCTGGAGTCTGATTGTCTTAATTAACTATTTCTACGGGATGATCGCTATTTTTACCGGTTCGGCAGTCCTGGCCGCTCTATTAAATTATCCCGTGGTTTGGTTATCCCGTTATCTACCGAGAGGACTAGCCATTGCTATTACCACCCTAGTAGCTTTTATCCTCCTATTTAGATTAGTCACAGGCATAGGATTAGAAGCGGTTAATCAGGGGAGAGGACTACTATTCAATCTTACCGATGCCCTTAGTCAAAAAGATTTTTTACCCTTTCAAGACTTTCTTGATCGGTTAGATTTGAATAAAATGGTGGGAAGCTTACAAACCGGTTTAGCCACGGGTTTATCGATCGTACAGGGAGTTTTTTCCAGTGTCTTTACGGGCATTTTCGGGGCGGTGATCAGTGTTTATATGCTCATCGATGGTGATAAACTTTGGCGAGGTTTTTTGCAACTTCTCCCCCTAGCATACCGGGAGCGTTTTGCCAAGTCTTTTCGACAAAGTTTTCTGGGATTTATTCGCGGGCAACTGTTGTTAATGCTCTTTTTATCGGTGACGAGTTTCTTAAGTTTTTCCCTATTAGGAATCAAATATGGGCTAATTTTAGCGAGCATTCTCGGTGTTATCGATGCTATCCCTGGTATCGGGGCAACCCTGGGCATTTTGTTGGTAACTATCTTGACTTTTACCTCCCAGGGACTAGCAATTGCCGTTAAAGCTTTTATTGTCTGTGTTGTCTTGGTGCAAATTCAAGATAATATTATTCGCCCTAAAGTTATGGGCAATGCCCTAGAATTAAACCCGGTAATTTTATTTTTATCTCTCTTTATCGGCGAAAGAGTTGCGGGATTATTAGGGGTTTTTCTCTCCATACCTATCGCCGGAATGATTGCGATCTGGATCGGATCGAGCGAAGAAAAACCAATAACAGCTTTAGAGGAAAATCAGTTAGGAGAAAGTCAAGATAATTAA
- a CDS encoding shikimate dehydrogenase produces the protein MTIINGKTKLLGVIGDPIGHTLSPPMHNAAIDALGLNYVYLPLPIAPKNLATAIAGLAAIDLEGFSVTIPHKLAIIPLLSQITEKARLVGAVNTVWRTETGWRGTNTDVDGFLAPLKSLDKDWSRVNPVILGNGGAARAVVVACAQLGCGKIHVVGRNQRKLDPFKESWANTSLYDLLEVHSWDELEGLVSTTELLINSTPIGMSPQGEQSPVELELLDLLPPSAIAYDLIYNPRPTKFLRLAQTRGIRIIDGLEMLVNQGAIALEIWLGQPVPVSVMREALLKQF, from the coding sequence ATGACCATTATTAACGGAAAAACCAAGTTATTAGGCGTAATCGGCGATCCTATCGGCCATACTCTTTCTCCCCCCATGCACAATGCCGCTATCGATGCCTTGGGGCTAAATTATGTCTATCTTCCCCTACCGATCGCCCCGAAAAATTTAGCAACTGCGATCGCTGGCTTGGCCGCCATCGATCTAGAGGGTTTTAGCGTCACAATTCCCCATAAATTAGCAATTATTCCCTTATTATCGCAAATTACCGAGAAAGCCAGGCTAGTGGGCGCAGTTAACACCGTTTGGCGCACGGAAACTGGCTGGCGGGGAACGAATACCGATGTGGATGGCTTTCTCGCACCCTTGAAATCCCTTGACAAAGATTGGAGTCGGGTGAATCCAGTTATTTTAGGCAATGGCGGCGCTGCCCGGGCGGTAGTGGTGGCTTGCGCCCAGTTGGGCTGTGGCAAAATTCATGTGGTAGGACGCAATCAAAGGAAATTAGATCCTTTTAAAGAAAGTTGGGCGAATACAAGCCTCTATGACCTCCTAGAAGTGCATAGCTGGGACGAATTAGAGGGGCTGGTATCCACCACAGAACTCCTGATTAATTCTACCCCGATCGGAATGTCCCCCCAGGGCGAACAATCCCCTGTTGAGTTAGAATTATTAGACCTTTTACCCCCATCGGCGATCGCATACGATCTGATTTATAATCCCCGACCGACCAAATTTCTCCGGTTAGCCCAGACTAGAGGGATCAGAATTATTGATGGGCTAGAAATGTTAGTTAATCAGGGAGCGATTGCGTTAGAAATCTGGTTAGGTCAACCCGTCCCCGTCTCGGTCATGCGGGAAGCTTTGTTAAAACAATTCTAA